CTGGTCCGTCGACCAAGCTAGACTTGTCACGATGGAGTGCGATTAGCACTTTGGACCCTGCCTTGGATGAACTACTCAATGGCGGTCTTCCGACCGGCTATTTGACCGAGGTGACTGGAGAAAGGTGACTTACTGGACGACGTACGTCTTGTTTGCTAGTTCTGACTGTGCGAGGATGTAGTGGGAGCGGCAAGAcgcaattcctcctcagTCTCCTTCTAGCGGTGCAACTTCCAGAACCTCGAGGTCTTGGGAAAGGCGCAATATACATCTCAACGGAGGCTCCGTTGGCGACATCGCGGCTCTCACAGCTCTTGGAGTATCATCCATACCTTTCGGACCTCCCGAAAGACCGCGCCCCGACACTGGATAacatcctctccatcaacgCGATGGACCTGGAATCCCAAGACCATATCCTCAACTACCAGTTGCCCGTTGCGATTACCCGCTACGATGTCGGCCTCGTGGTCATCGACTCGATAACCTCCAACTACAGAGCAGAACATACATCTCACAACGTTTTGGGCCTGTCCACACGATCCGGGGAACTAGCAAGGCTGGGCCAGATGCTGCGCAACTTAGCCGTCGCAAAGAATATCGCGATTGTTGTTGCAAATCAAGTTTCCGACCGCTTCGATCCTCTCGAGGATAACGCAGCATTACGGCGCGCCGCCGCATACGGAAATACTATtgtctcatcctcgcccgTATCGACACAACAACAACCGACGACACCTCTACACCGCGATTCAGCCATCGCTTCACCTCTTCCCGCTGCCCGATCCAGGCCTCCAGAGTCTGGCAATGCCGAACTATCCCCTCATATCACGATCGCACCACCGTCCTCATCCCCAGCCTTCCCCTCCTCGCCGTTCCTCGCGGACGACAACCCGTccgagcagcagccgcaagACTTTGACGGGTCGTACCTGATCGGCAACCCTGTGCGCAATGAGCTACTGAGCCTAATGCACCAGCAACGATTCTTCACTGGGTGGGGTGATACGCCGCAGGCTGCCGCGCCGCCTTCACCATACTACTTCTCTCGACAGTCGACGCACAAGACGCCCGCGCTGGGGTTTGTCTGGTCGTCCCAGATAGCGTGCAGGATtgccctgaagaaggaggagatcgcgACCACCCTCGATCCTACTTTCGAGCCAAAGAGCCCAGACCTGTTGTCACCAGATTCAGAGCCGCACGAAGCAACTAGACCGACGCCAGACAGTAAGGAGCAACAAAGCGATCACCGCGTCTTGGAAACAAGCTTAGATGTCCTACCCGTACGGCAACGGATCACGCCCCAACCGGCACCACCGGACATAATCCCCCCTCGCACGCTCCGAAGAACTATGAAACTGGTCTTTGCGCCTTGGACCGCCG
The DNA window shown above is from Aspergillus fumigatus Af293 chromosome 1, whole genome shotgun sequence and carries:
- a CDS encoding putative DNA repair protein (Rad57), whose protein sequence is MLEDEKEYWMTIKQFWREEDLSCKIDGPATALEGTIYRGESRNLIGRQLVSATSAIAPSLTPNVSRSSATLDSVTLMDLLSVLPGFQTRSYAHIIPPLERSKITLVDLITLDNLEIAKRAHVPPTDLRRLTTHVVKALHKDVGFEEACDADNVDEPSSSNNIEKSLIPGPSTKLDLSRWSAISTLDPALDELLNGGLPTGYLTEVTGESGSGKTQFLLSLLLAVQLPEPRGLGKGAIYISTEAPLATSRLSQLLEYHPYLSDLPKDRAPTLDNILSINAMDLESQDHILNYQLPVAITRYDVGLVVIDSITSNYRAEHTSHNVLGLSTRSGELARLGQMLRNLAVAKNIAIVVANQVSDRFDPLEDNAALRRAAAYGNTIVSSSPVSTQQQPTTPLHRDSAIASPLPAARSRPPESGNAELSPHITIAPPSSSPAFPSSPFLADDNPSEQQPQDFDGSYLIGNPVRNELLSLMHQQRFFTGWGDTPQAAAPPSPYYFSRQSTHKTPALGFVWSSQIACRIALKKEEIATTLDPTFEPKSPDLLSPDSEPHEATRPTPDSKEQQSDHRVLETSLDVLPVRQRITPQPAPPDIIPPRTLRRTMKLVFAPWTAGRVTTTVGKDGNSTVHVQDEVEYTIWKGGLRSVEAQE